In a single window of the Deltaproteobacteria bacterium genome:
- the thiC gene encoding phosphomethylpyrimidine synthase ThiC → MTQIEMARKGVLTDEMRSVAISEGKDPDEIMSLVAQGLIAIPANRNLKKPQIKGVGKDLSIKVNANIGTSSDQVDLDMELSKLKASVEAGADTVMDLSTGGDIGWIRKRITEATPIPLGTVPIYQAAVQTTRDDRGIIHMDPDEIFDVIEQQAREGVDFVTVHCGITTLALERLRAQGRITDIVSRGGAFLATWMLYNKEQNPLYAQFDRLLDIAYEHDVTLSLGDSLRPGCLADATDHAQIEELIVLGQLTKRAWGHNVQVMIEGPGHVPLNQVEMNIQLQKRLCHGAPFYVLGPLVTDIASGHDHIACAIGGAVAGMAGADFLCYVTPAEHLALPGVEDVREGVIASKIAAHAADLARGNKLAWEKDLAMAHARKTLDWDKQIALSLDPRKARAYRENSKPKSEEEACTMCGPFCAIKLVREYFNDSEASGCA, encoded by the coding sequence ATGACACAGATCGAAATGGCGAGAAAAGGCGTATTGACGGATGAAATGAGAAGCGTGGCCATATCGGAGGGTAAGGACCCCGACGAAATCATGTCTCTCGTCGCGCAAGGCCTGATAGCGATTCCTGCCAACCGGAATCTCAAAAAGCCGCAAATCAAAGGTGTCGGTAAAGACCTATCCATTAAGGTCAATGCCAACATCGGCACTTCATCCGATCAGGTGGACCTGGACATGGAACTGAGCAAACTCAAAGCCAGTGTGGAAGCCGGGGCGGATACGGTTATGGATTTGAGTACGGGCGGGGACATCGGCTGGATCCGAAAACGAATCACGGAGGCGACTCCCATTCCTCTGGGCACGGTCCCCATTTACCAGGCTGCTGTTCAAACGACCCGGGACGACCGGGGGATTATTCACATGGATCCGGATGAAATTTTCGATGTCATCGAACAGCAGGCTCGGGAAGGCGTGGACTTCGTCACGGTGCATTGCGGAATCACCACCTTGGCCTTGGAAAGACTTCGAGCCCAGGGGCGCATTACGGATATCGTCAGCCGGGGCGGCGCCTTTTTGGCCACATGGATGTTGTACAACAAGGAGCAAAATCCTCTCTACGCTCAATTCGACCGGTTGCTGGACATCGCCTACGAACACGATGTGACGTTGAGCCTCGGCGACAGCCTTCGACCCGGCTGCCTGGCCGACGCCACCGATCATGCGCAGATTGAAGAACTCATTGTGCTGGGGCAACTGACCAAGCGCGCTTGGGGCCACAATGTGCAAGTCATGATCGAAGGGCCCGGACATGTGCCGTTGAACCAGGTCGAGATGAACATTCAGTTGCAGAAACGTCTCTGCCACGGCGCCCCGTTTTATGTGCTGGGACCTCTCGTAACGGATATTGCATCAGGGCACGACCACATTGCGTGCGCTATCGGCGGAGCCGTGGCCGGAATGGCGGGAGCGGACTTTCTCTGCTATGTGACTCCGGCCGAGCATCTGGCCCTGCCCGGTGTTGAAGATGTGCGGGAAGGTGTCATTGCATCCAAGATAGCGGCCCACGCGGCGGATCTGGCTCGAGGCAACAAACTGGCCTGGGAGAAAGACCTTGCCATGGCCCACGCGCGCAAGACGTTGGACTGGGATAAGCAGATTGCCCTGTCGCTGGACCCACGGAAAGCCCGCGCCTACAGGGAGAACAGCAAACCGAAGTCCGAGGAAGAAGCGTGCACCATGTGCGGTCCCTTCTGTGCGATCAAGCTCGTTCGGGAGTATTTCAACGATTCGGAAGCCTCCGGATGCGCATAG
- a CDS encoding amino acid-binding protein: MELKQKAQVMRQYSVSLENRVGALAELCAVVAQESINLLAICAIDTVEEAVLRIVAERQEETKSVLEKQGFRVIDTEVLVVELDNNPGATGRVAALLSQNGINIDYLYASAHPQMDRAICIFRLQDLERALEVVNAHSEDT; the protein is encoded by the coding sequence GTGGAATTGAAGCAGAAAGCCCAGGTCATGCGGCAGTATTCCGTATCACTGGAAAACCGTGTAGGCGCCCTTGCCGAATTGTGCGCGGTGGTGGCCCAGGAATCCATCAACCTTTTGGCCATCTGCGCCATCGATACCGTGGAGGAAGCGGTGCTGCGAATCGTGGCGGAGAGACAGGAAGAAACCAAATCGGTTCTGGAAAAACAAGGCTTTCGGGTTATTGACACAGAAGTGCTCGTGGTGGAATTGGACAATAATCCCGGAGCCACCGGCAGGGTAGCCGCCTTGTTGAGTCAGAACGGGATCAATATCGACTACCTCTACGCGTCCGCACACCCTCAAATGGATAGGGCGATTTGTATTTTCCGTTTGCAGGACCTCGAACGGGCCCTGGAAGTTGTGAACGCTCATTCTGAAGACACGTAG